A window from Manduca sexta isolate Smith_Timp_Sample1 chromosome 24, JHU_Msex_v1.0, whole genome shotgun sequence encodes these proteins:
- the LOC115451675 gene encoding WW domain-binding protein 4, translating to MTEYWKSQARKYCEFCKCWFADNKVSISFHENGKRHKENVQKHISQLSKKSAKEFKQKAKVDEDIKKMETAAMAAYLKDVQSNADITSQSIRDIIEKEGGAEATIIVKSGSSHSQQKITDPIWHEVKNEDGSLYYWNTITNETTWDTPDEYLSIAEQEKKKLKEAEKKKKVEKLKLAKQNEAIKEVNAHLAREKMKEFAVNKNDPPSTKNTVDYGPAPRAAKPYGAWTPIVNKPEENIDLQLPKANKEVVPPPVVVQPEIIQFKEKHVGSLGEGPVEFKRRKFNNAKRNARQKLDDD from the exons AT GACTGAATACTGGAAGTCCCAAGcaagaaaatattgtgaattcTGTAAATGTTGGTTTGCTGACAATAAagtt tcaaTATCATTTCATGAAAATGGGAAGCGTCACAAAGAAAATGTTCAGAAGCACATCTCACAACTTAGCAAAAAAAGTGCAAAGGAATTTAAACAGAAGGCTAAAGTTGATGAAGACATTAAAAAGATGGAAACGGCAGCCATGGCTGCTTACTTGAAAGATGTACAAAGTAATGCTGATATtacttcacag agcATTCGTGACATAATAGAAAAAGAAGGTGGTGCTGAAGCCACTATAATTGTCAAAAGCGGGAGTAGTCattcacaacaaaaaataactgaTCCAATATGGCATGAAGTTAAGAATGAGGATGGGAGTCTATACTATTGGAACACTATTACTAacg AAACCACATGGGACACCCCTGATGAGTATTTATCAATAGCAGAACAAGagaagaaaaaactaaaagaagCGGAAAAGAAGAAAAAAGTAGAAAAACTAAA ACTGGCCAAGCAAAATGAAGCCATAAAAGAAGTAAACGCACACTTGGCACGCGAGAAAATGAAAGAATTTGCTGTCAATAAAAATGATCCTCCATCAACCAAAAACACTGTGGACTATGGTCCTGCGCCCCGTGCTGCCAAACCTTATGGCGCGTGGACACCAATTGTGAACAA ACCAGAAGAAAACATTGATTTGCAGTTACCAAAAGCTAATAAGGAGGTAGTGCCGCCGCCTGTGGTAGTGCAGCCTGAGATAATTCAGTTTAAAGAGAAACACGTGGGCTCGCTCGGAGAGGGACCCGTCGAGTTCAAAAGACGCAAGTTTAACAACGCCAAACGAAATGCTCGACAGAAATTGGACGATGACTGA